The Amaranthus tricolor cultivar Red isolate AtriRed21 chromosome 6, ASM2621246v1, whole genome shotgun sequence genome has a segment encoding these proteins:
- the LOC130815202 gene encoding uncharacterized protein LOC130815202 gives MSSFLKKATKKVTKVAKSLGGSSSSKRKATSTPSVSTTPSISNYNYEHNYPEGYDPELHNYAEEMEREIQIDEEEEQEEEPTTPIGINISRQSSTRSHEEQGEQQQQRQARGKRVNFQTIDEDEPVRQPFPAMPPPSGRAVSHVWSYFTKEPTENPDIFFCTCQICESQGVKPLVSYSFARGKYFLSFLYILTYIIH, from the exons atgtcttcatttttgaaaaaagccacaaaaaaagttactaaagtggcaaaatcattgggaggttccagttcgtccaaaagaaaggccacttctactccgtcggtatcaacaacaccttccattagtaattataattatgaacataattatccggaagggtacgacccggagttacataattatgcagaagaaatggaaagagaaatacaaattgatgaagaagaagaacaagaagaggaaccaacgaccccaattgggataaatatatctcgacagtcatcaacaagatcacatgaagaacaaggagaacaacaacaacaaagacaagctcgtggtaaacgagtcaatttccaaactatcg atgaagatgaaccagtaagacaaccttttccggcaatgccacctcctagtggtagagctgtttcacatgtgtggtcgtatttcacaaaagaaccaaccgagaatccagatattttcttttgcacttgtcaaatttgtgaaagtcaaggagtaaagcccttagtttcatacagtttcgccagaggtaaatactttttaagttttttatacatactgacatacataatacattga